A genome region from Clostridium pasteurianum includes the following:
- a CDS encoding ABC transporter ATP-binding protein — translation MSQNNANKPRAMHGPRGHAKLSKNSLKTLKRLLAYIIKEYKFLFFIVFITIIISSLANVIGTLFIKTLIDTYITPLLGKSHPDFGPLLKMILTMALIYYVGVLATYAYSRMMITISQGSLKKIRDNMFSHMESLPIKFFDTHAHGDLMSLYTNDTDTLRQMISQSIPQLMSSIITVVGVFISMIFLSLPLTVIEVLIIILIVYVTKFVGGQSGKYFGLQQKDLGMVNGYIEEMMEGQKVVKVFCHEDEAKANFDKLNDMLFASADNANKYANVLMPIMGNIGYINYVAVAVGGSILAIGSFAGFTLGALASFLQLTRIFSQTINQMSQQLNFVIMALAGAERIFTLADEKAEMDEGYVTLVNARENEKGELVEADEHTGLWAWKHPHQEEGTVTYTKLCGEVVFNDVDFGYNDKKVILHNIKLYAKPGQKVAFVGATGAGKTTITNLINRFYDIQDGKIRYDGININKIKKDDLRRSLGIVLQDPHLFTGTIADNIRYGKLNATEDEVVAAAKLANAHGFIKHLPDGYNTIITGDGGNLSQGQRQLLTIARAAIADPPVLILDEATSSIDTRTEKIVQEGMDRLMKGRTVFVIAHRLSTVKNSDVIMVLEQGRIIERGSHDDLIKQKGKYYQLYTGAFELS, via the coding sequence ATGAGTCAAAATAATGCTAATAAGCCTAGAGCAATGCATGGACCACGTGGACACGCAAAATTAAGTAAGAATTCTTTAAAAACATTAAAAAGACTGCTGGCTTATATTATTAAGGAATATAAATTTTTATTTTTTATAGTATTTATAACCATTATTATAAGTTCACTTGCTAATGTTATTGGTACACTATTTATAAAAACCTTAATAGATACTTATATAACACCACTTTTAGGAAAATCTCATCCTGATTTTGGACCATTACTTAAAATGATACTTACTATGGCTTTAATTTATTATGTTGGAGTTTTAGCAACGTACGCATACAGCCGTATGATGATTACAATTTCTCAAGGTTCGCTTAAAAAGATAAGAGATAATATGTTTTCTCATATGGAAAGTTTACCAATTAAGTTTTTTGATACTCATGCTCATGGCGATTTGATGAGCCTTTATACAAATGATACAGATACGTTAAGACAGATGATAAGTCAGAGTATACCGCAGTTAATGTCATCGATTATAACTGTTGTTGGAGTATTTATTTCTATGATTTTCTTAAGTCTGCCATTAACAGTTATTGAAGTCTTAATTATAATTTTAATAGTTTATGTTACTAAATTTGTTGGTGGTCAAAGTGGTAAGTATTTTGGACTTCAGCAAAAGGATCTAGGAATGGTAAATGGCTATATAGAAGAGATGATGGAAGGACAGAAAGTTGTAAAAGTCTTTTGCCATGAAGATGAGGCCAAGGCCAATTTTGATAAATTAAATGATATGCTTTTTGCCAGTGCAGATAATGCCAATAAATATGCCAATGTTTTGATGCCTATTATGGGTAACATAGGGTATATAAACTATGTAGCTGTAGCCGTTGGAGGTTCTATTCTTGCCATTGGATCATTTGCTGGATTTACTCTTGGAGCACTTGCATCGTTTTTGCAATTAACGAGAATTTTCAGTCAGACAATAAATCAGATGTCACAGCAGCTCAACTTTGTTATCATGGCTTTGGCAGGTGCAGAGCGTATTTTTACCCTTGCTGATGAAAAGGCAGAAATGGATGAGGGGTATGTAACTTTAGTTAATGCAAGAGAAAATGAAAAAGGTGAGTTAGTAGAAGCTGACGAGCATACTGGACTTTGGGCATGGAAGCATCCACATCAAGAAGAAGGAACAGTTACTTATACAAAGCTTTGTGGAGAAGTTGTATTTAATGATGTTGATTTTGGATATAATGATAAAAAAGTAATACTTCATAATATAAAGCTCTATGCAAAACCTGGACAAAAGGTGGCATTTGTTGGTGCTACGGGGGCAGGCAAAACTACTATTACTAATTTAATCAATCGTTTCTATGATATACAGGATGGAAAAATAAGATATGATGGTATTAATATAAATAAGATTAAAAAGGATGATTTAAGAAGATCACTTGGTATTGTACTTCAAGATCCACATTTGTTTACTGGAACTATAGCGGATAACATAAGATACGGAAAGCTTAATGCAACTGAAGATGAAGTAGTTGCAGCAGCTAAGCTTGCAAATGCACATGGTTTTATAAAGCATTTACCAGATGGATACAATACAATTATAACAGGTGACGGAGGGAATTTATCTCAAGGGCAGAGACAGCTTCTAACTATTGCTAGAGCGGCTATTGCTGATCCACCAGTTTTAATACTAGATGAGGCAACTTCAAGTATTGATACGAGAACAGAGAAAATTGTTCAAGAGGGAATGGACAGACTTATGAAAGGCAGAACTGTGTTCGTTATTGCACATAGACTTTCAACAGTTAAAAACTCTGATGTAATTATGGTATTGGAGCAGGGCAGAATTATTGAAAGAGGAAGTCATGACGATTTGATCAAGCAAAAAGGCAAGTATTATCAGCTTTATACTGGAGCCTTTGAATTATCATAA
- the cls gene encoding cardiolipin synthase, with translation MKILKKLLANRITFIFIAILVQLIAFIGVIIKFKKYFIPFYIVCVLISIVALLAILYKKVSPAYKIAWIVLISVFPALGGLLYLFFGFNKLSKRTMRKMQYVILKSKDVLVRNDSILSDIKLQSESAANEANYIQNSSHFPVCVNTQTEYLSSGELTFKRLIDELKKAKKYIFLEYFIINQGIMWNSILDILVDKAKQGLDVRVIYDDAGCMLTLPKGYDKELEKLGIKCCIFNHVVPVVSLKFNNRDHRKITVVDGIVGFTGGINLADEYINEYEKYGHWKDTAIMIKGDAVWNFTVMFLAMWDFLRGTNENFYNFKKNFDCKIYDNGYVQPYSDNPLDDELVGETVYMNLINKANRYIYITTPYLVIDSEMLTALKSAAKGGVDVRIIVPNITDSKVADAVAKSYYQTLIESGVKLYEYMPGFIHSKTYVSDDEYSVVGSINMDFRSLYLHFECGVWMYKTKSVSEVKKDFLITLEKCRQITEYDTKSVKWYKSLWCIVLRVFAPMV, from the coding sequence TTGAAAATCTTAAAAAAGCTTTTAGCTAATAGAATTACATTTATATTTATTGCCATATTGGTACAATTAATAGCTTTTATAGGTGTGATTATAAAATTCAAAAAATATTTTATCCCTTTTTATATTGTTTGTGTTTTAATAAGTATAGTTGCATTACTTGCTATATTATATAAAAAGGTTAGTCCTGCATATAAAATTGCATGGATTGTTCTTATATCAGTATTTCCTGCTTTAGGTGGTTTACTTTATTTATTTTTTGGCTTTAATAAATTGAGTAAAAGGACTATGAGGAAAATGCAGTATGTTATATTAAAATCAAAAGATGTACTGGTGAGAAATGATTCAATTTTAAGTGATATAAAGCTGCAGAGCGAGAGTGCAGCTAATGAGGCGAATTACATTCAAAATTCTTCGCATTTTCCGGTATGTGTTAACACACAAACAGAATATCTAAGTTCTGGTGAGCTTACTTTCAAGAGACTTATAGATGAATTAAAGAAAGCAAAAAAGTATATTTTTTTAGAGTATTTTATTATTAATCAGGGAATTATGTGGAACAGTATTTTAGATATATTAGTTGACAAGGCAAAGCAGGGGCTAGATGTACGTGTTATATATGATGATGCAGGGTGCATGCTAACTTTACCAAAGGGATACGATAAAGAACTTGAGAAGCTTGGCATTAAATGCTGCATTTTTAATCATGTAGTTCCTGTAGTATCCCTTAAATTCAATAATCGTGATCACAGAAAAATAACTGTAGTTGATGGTATAGTGGGTTTTACAGGTGGTATAAATTTGGCCGATGAATACATAAATGAATATGAAAAGTATGGGCACTGGAAAGATACTGCAATTATGATTAAGGGAGATGCTGTCTGGAATTTCACAGTTATGTTTCTTGCTATGTGGGATTTTCTTAGGGGTACTAATGAAAACTTTTATAATTTTAAAAAGAATTTTGATTGCAAAATTTATGATAATGGTTATGTTCAGCCGTATTCCGATAATCCTTTAGATGATGAGCTTGTAGGGGAAACAGTTTATATGAATCTGATTAACAAAGCCAATAGATATATTTATATTACTACGCCTTATTTAGTTATTGACAGTGAAATGCTTACAGCCTTAAAGTCTGCTGCTAAAGGAGGGGTGGATGTTAGAATTATTGTCCCTAATATTACAGATAGCAAGGTTGCAGATGCTGTTGCTAAATCCTATTATCAGACACTTATAGAAAGTGGAGTAAAACTTTACGAATACATGCCTGGATTTATTCATTCAAAAACTTATGTATCAGATGATGAATACAGCGTTGTTGGCAGCATAAATATGGATTTTAGAAGCCTATATCTTCACTTTGAATGTGGTGTTTGGATGTACAAAACTAAAAGTGTAAGTGAGGTGAAAAAAGATTTTCTTATTACTTTAGAAAAGTGCAGGCAAATTACTGAATATGACACTAAATCTGTAAAGTGGTATAAGTCATTATGGTGTATAGTTCTTCGGGTATTCGCACCCATGGTTTAG